The window ttccctcattctccaggtggggccctgtgctgacttaaaacataaatgaattccctcatttttcaggtgggcgcctgctgacttaaaactgaaattaattccctcattctccaggtgggcgcctgataatgacttgaaaattaaaacaaattccctcattctccaggtgggtgcctgatgacttacacttgaaatgaattccctcattctccaggtgggcgcctgatgctgacttaaaacttgaaataaattccctcattttccaggtgggtgcctgatgttgacttaaagctaaaatgaattccctcgttctccaggtgggcgcctgatgacttaaaactgaaattaattccctcgttctccaggtgggcgcctgctaatgacttgaaaattaaaacaaattccctcattctccaggtgggtgcctgatgttgacttaaaacttgaaattaattcccccgttctccaggtgggcgcctgcaactACAACAAAACAgaaacaacaaaagaaactttttctgccccagtttacactaggaagatttgtgagttattagcagaactataaattacctatgctattgatgaaggatgcaatgatgagagcaaaattgaagactcgactaggatgtgcgtctcctaaagaaataaaaatctgaaaaacccaaactagaaagtgcgtctcctaaaTTTGAGATTGAGCTTGCGAAAAATTATAAACtaagcttgactaaactaaaaactgaccctattctccaggcgggacccttgatttcaagaaaactaaatattgataacttaagaaaactaaaaattgacctttgttttttttttcagacttcctttttttttcaaaacttattatcctaggagaaaattcatcagactagatttttttgttttttttttttggtattttaggagaaagattcatcagactaagatttctatcctaggagaaagttcatcagactaggtcttcaatcttaggagaaagattcatcagactaagatttcgatcataggagaaaattcatcagactaggtctcttttttattatcttagacgaaagattcatcagactaagacgttaattctaggagaaaattcatcagactaggtattttttctttttttttctttttttttttggtatcttaggagaaagattcatcagactaagatttctatcctaggagaaagttcatcagactaggccttttatcttaggagaaaaattcatcagactaagatttttattgggagaaaatccATCAGACTAGGACTTTTTATCCTAGGAGGAAAAATGTGAAGAGAAATGGCAACATTTATGCATACTAGCAAGACGGataaaggcaaagatttgagaaacttaCCTTTGTCgggttttctcttctttttttccttttctttcttttcttctatttttttttttttctgaaacCCAAATTCCTTGCACTGCTTTCTTCCTGTTTCAAAACaaggaaaattttgtcagttttaaaagtggtggtcggtttgcggCCTTGAGTCTTGGGCAGCTTGGCTTTTGCTCAATCAGCTTGAGCCAGTTTCAAGAGACTTTTTGCTTTACATCAACCCTGATCATTTCACACCCAGTACTATTTGtatttgtggctcaatcagcGTTGTCCCAACTGGAGATCTTGGCTTAGGTGACCTTTTCTATGTCTTGAATGCCTTTCTGCTTTTTGAGCAATTTGTCTGTCAGAGAGAATCACAACTGGTAAGTGTCTTTTGCATGATGTGCACACTTCATAGTTCTTGTTCAGTACTACAGAGAGTCTCTGATTAACCTTgaggttatctttgcttgctttaCCCGAATAGGTTGACAAGAGTCTTTTGGGGGGAAGCCTTTGCATGAATCCTCGACGCATGTTGACTGTAAAACCCGAgtgtgctggccaaatttaccttgtgcaactgaaaagctggtagcagattttgaaatcttttctgcttgttttgacaaggactgacttAGAGTGAAAGACACAATGATGCAAAGAAACAAGTATTGACAAGAAATGCCCCTGTCGGAAGGACGGAAGGaagagttttttttcttttctttttttttctttttattttgcggtaactagccttaatgatcatgacatgcattttggacttaacgGTCTGATCTATCAAACTGACTAAATCTTCCCTTTTACCATTCTTATGACTCTGAAGTCGGGCTTGTTCGTGCCAATCCTTTGCATCAACTTCATGACTCACTTTCGACTAGCGGTgccccgaggggttttcaccaacaagtctctctcatttattcatctctgcttaccgtcgtcttacagtgcccgtgagggttttcactagtaagactctctcattttttcttctctttttctttttcttttgctttctttGTGTGAGCAACTCGACAGTGTTCTATGTCGTGTGACAACTGCTGCTCTTTGCATGTGTttcttggcattcttgaaggcatatcgggaggtctttatttggaaggtttttggatagggttggaaagaTGGGTCGGCATGGAGGCTCTAAGTAGACTATATATGATGGGTTGTACactttacaactcttggaatcgactctttcaaaagtgaaataaaatttttgccccagtttctaatattggggatttttgtatttttttatttttttttgaattcttgtttggttggaccgaaccgtgtaaggctgcctacgtatcccttttttaaaggaatcaggtctaacgtagttcaaacatctgacctaactttttttcatctttctttttttttttttgtctttttttttcttttcttttctctttttttcaaaATAAGTTGCCCAACTTCTACAAGAGCTGGGGGCATGAGCTTTTTGactgttcttttcttcttctttttttacttGTACTTTCTAAGAGTTACCCCAGTTTGTACTCTTTGGGCATagaccttttttttattttttatttttgaacttttaactctaaacttgattccaaaagagggtggtcgAAGAAAATAACACAGGCTCAAAAGAGGTAACAAAGGGTAAAGTGTTTGGGTAGCAGAAAAATGGCCTCCTAGCCTCGAGAATGCCAAACATGGTTTCCTTTCGCGATACAACATTGATGAACATGTCTGTCTTCTTGGTGTGTCGTGGTCGAAAGACACTTTCCATCCCttaatgtcaaactttccaacaaacttcaattgattctttCCCAAACCCGATcttcacaatgatttgaaggtaaaacttactcgagcttaattccaaagtATTTCGACTCTTTGTTCATCCTAAAaaatatcttcttctttttttcggtTATCCGATTCAAGATTAGATCAattttctaagatctggccaaaagTTCCGCATGCATGCCATATCACTAGAACTAGCGGCGAAAGAACTAAGCATGGAATGAAACAAGGACAAACTGTATTTCACTGAATAACGGATAGAAGGATTTGACAATAAGACAAACAAACTAAAATCCGAGTTACGACCCTAAAATAACCCGGCTAATGAAAATAGCAACAAAACGAACAGACAAGACTCACACGGACAAAATAGAGGGATAGAAGGGTTCGactcaataaaacaaataaaatctggatcacaccctggaataacccaggtaatagaaaaaacatcaaaacaagctaccaagattccttcctagtgaggagggaatgacttttcaattgctaagctTGAGATTTAGCCACAAATTTGTTCATCAGAATCACCATGGCCTTCTCCAATTTCAGTCGGCAAGTTTCCGAGAGGATTCTCATACTCCATGTCACCACACATCATCCCCACAAAGTGTGCATCATTATGTGCATATAAAGGATTCTGCGTGATATTCTGGGTGTCATTATCTTGGATCACTATCAGTTTTTCCTGGATCAtcctttctatttcttttttcaaATCCCGACAACTTTCAACATTGTGCCCCTGGGCATTGGAATGATATTCACACCTTTTAGAAAGGTCAAAGTTTCTTGCACGTGGGTCCACATAATTTGGAGGAATAGGTGCAATCATGTCATAatgctttaatttctcaaacacacttgcataggactctcctattggtgtaaaattatctttCAGCCTTTGTTCCCCTCTATACCCCTGGCTCCGTTGTGGGTTATAGGGCATTTGAAAATTTTGTGGAGACTGGTGGAGATTTTGCAGTGCTGGTGCTCGCTTTCTGGGGTGTCTTGGTGGCTGGACAACATACTGAAATGGAGCAATAGAGTATTGTAGGTTCTGAGGTGGATAGTAGTGCTCAGGGGAATCATCGGAAACCTGATGAGACTGCTCATACCTTCGAGATGTTCTCCTAGGACCTCTTCTCGACCTTATTGTCATCatggtttcttcatccttctcattcGTATCACTAAAATTATCAGATTCAATCTTTACAGCATGAGTTGCAGCTTTGAGAACTGCCTGACTTATAATTTTGCCTGTCTTaaggccattctcaaccatttccccaattttgattgcttcCAAGAAGGATTTGCCAActgcggacatcatgttttgaaaataatctggctcttgagcctgaaggaagacagtgattagctcgtggtcatccatgggtggcttaactctagctgcttgctctctccatttaatggcatattccCTGAAGCTTTCAGtcgatttcttcttcaagttagaaAGGGAATTGCGGTCTGGGGCGATGTCGATATTGTACTGGAATTGTCTGACGAAGGCccgggccatgtcatcccagacatgccagtgagaggtgTCTTGATCAATAAACCATTCAGAGGCCACCCCTGTCaagctttccccaaaataagccattagcaattcttcatttcttcccgcacctcttagctgattgcaataccttttcaagtAAACTATggggtcgccgtgtccatcatacttttcaaatttggggatcttgaaaccaagtggcaaacgAACATCAGGGAACATACATAGATCCTTGAAGGCAACACTCTTCTTACCTGCCAACCCTTGCATATTTTTCAACTGTTGTTCTAAGCTTTTCATTCTTTGGGTCATTTCTTCCTGTGCCATCTTACGGGCAGGATTCTCAATCTTTGCAGGAAGATCGAATAGGTACGAGTGGTACTCAGGAGAATGGTATTGTTCTTGTTGGGTAGCAAATTGTGACTCGTGAGTTTTCTTTTGCACCACCGTCAGTTGTGGGATGGTGAAGACGGGTATAACAGTAGTGGTTGTCTGATTGGTTGTCAATGGCACACTTTGGGAGCGCGCAACAGAAGTTTTAGTTGTAGTCATACAGTTAGGAAAAAGACTGAACCCAGGTGGATAGGATTGATCAGGCAATGAGACCGGAATGGTAGTAGTCGAAATGGATGTGAACTCTGGGAAACCATGAATAGAAAAAGGTGGTCCTTGGCCATTGGCCCATGCTTGACACATTTCAGTCATTTGTTGCTTCAGTACTCTATTTTCCTCAACCACAGTAGACTCATGTAGAACCCTCTGACCCTGAGTCTCTTGAGCACTTGTAACAGCTTTGATGCCAGTTGTCAATGGCATTTTTTCCTTGGATATTGTGTTGCCAACttaccacaaaccgaccacctcaaACTTTTTCTATGATTCAAAACAAGAGACACGTTAGAATAGACTCAGTCGGtccttattatcatcatcattttattttttcatttatttattttttttggtcgatcgaacctgatgtgggttgcctacgtatcatgtgggaacatgaatcagatcgtgCGTAGTTCGGGAGGATCAGAAATaaggtaaataaactaactctttttggattttgattttttttctttttaacttccgaaagaaagacttatatataaaataaaaaaaaatatttttggaatttgattattttttctaatttttttccgATAGGACTTCTCTataagaaataaaaatattttttggcttttgatgtttttgttttttttttggattttttgggagaaagactttctaaaaaaaaggtagaaaatatttttggg is drawn from Nicotiana tomentosiformis chromosome 12, ASM39032v3, whole genome shotgun sequence and contains these coding sequences:
- the LOC138903032 gene encoding uncharacterized protein gives rise to the protein MPLTTGIKAVTSAQETQGQRVLHESTVVEENRVLKQQMTEMCQAWANGQGPPFSIHGFPEFTSISTTTIPVSLPDQSYPPGFSLFPNCMTTTKTSVARSQSVPLTTNQTTTTVIPVFTIPQLTVVQKKTHESQFATQQEQYHSPEYHSYLFDLPAKIENPARKMAQEEMTQRMKSLEQQLKNMQGLAGKKSVAFKDLCMFPDVRLPLGFKIPKFEKYDGHGDPIVYLKRYCNQLRGAGRNEELLMAYFGESLTGVASEWFIDQDTSHWHVWDDMARAFVRQFQYNIDIAPDRNSLSNLKKKSTESFREYAIKWREQAARVKPPMDDHELITVFLQAQEPDYFQNMMSAVGKSFLEAIKIGEMVENGLKTGKIISQAVLKAATHAVKIESDNFSDTNEKDEETMMTIRSRRGPRRTSRRYEQSHQVSDDSPEHYYPPQNLQYSIAPFQYVVQPPRHPRKRAPALQNLHQSPQNFQMPYNPQRSQGYRGEQRLKDNFTPIGESYASVFEKLKHYDMIAPIPPNYVDPRARNFDLSKRCEYHSNAQGHNVESCRDLKKEIERMIQEKLIVIQDNDTQNITQNPLYAHNDAHFVGMMCGDMEYENPLGNLPTEIGEGHGDSDEQICG